From the Canis lupus familiaris isolate Mischka breed German Shepherd chromosome 27, alternate assembly UU_Cfam_GSD_1.0, whole genome shotgun sequence genome, the window aagcttcagcacagcaagggaaacaacaaactaaaaggcaaccttcacaatgggagaaaatatttgcaaatgacctaatCTGATaaattagtatccaaaatctataatgagcttatcaaactcaacactaaaaaaaaacccaaataatgcAGTTAAGAAATGAGTGGAGGACATAGCAGACCTTTCTCAAAGTAGACATCCAGATAactaaaagacacatgaaaagttgttcaacatcactcatcatcagggcaACACAAGtcaaaaaccacagtgagatacgtcctcacatctgtcagaatggctaaaattaacacaggaaacaacaggtattgggaaggaggggaaaaaggagaaccttcttgcactgttggtggggatataaactggtacagccatctggaaaacagtatggaagttcctctgAACCTTAAGaataggggcagctgggtggcacagtcagttgagcatctgactcttcagtttggctcaggttgtgatctcagggtcttgagatgaatgaaaatccACTTCAGATTCCCCACTCACCTgtagtctgcttgggatgctctctctctctctctctctctctctctctctcaaataaacaaacattttccaaaataaaagttaaaaataaaactaccctacattctagcaattgcactactaggtatttacccaaacaatacaaaaataccaatttaaaGGGCCACTcacatcctgatgtttatagcagcagcatcaataatagtcaaattatagaaagagcacCAAGGAAATTGactgatgcatggataaagaaaatgtggtctagggcagcctgggtggctcaacagtttagcaacACCctcagaccagggcctgatcctggagacccaggatcgagtcctacgtcaggttcctgcatgaagcctgcttctccctctacctgtgtctctgcctctctctcactctctttgtatctcatgaataaataaataaaatcttttaaaaaaagatgtgagatatatagatatagatatatagatatagatatagaacaTTACTCTGCCATCTAAAAGAATTTCAATGAGTATAAATTACATTAAGACAGGCAGACTAGGGGAgtgcgggtggctcagcggtttagcagcgtCTTCAgtccaggacttgatcctagagacctcggatcgagtcaCATGTTGGgccccctcatggagcctgcttctccctctgcctctgtctctgcctctctctctctctctgtgtgtctctcatgaataaataaataaaatctttaaaaaaaaaaaaaaggaaagaaaggcataCTAAAAGCAGTGACTATTAAAGACCTCTCTTTAATCATTTCTTACTTGatatttaatgtaataatatTCTATATCAAATTGTATATGCCTACGATTGACAAATGACAATGTGATATGTAAATGTAAGTAAGTAGTGTCGAAACTAAAAAAACCGTATTAAGAAtttaatgaacaaaagaatattatataCTACAGTTACAAAACAGTACGAGGGCAACCATTATCTTTATCTATCTTATATGCATTCACTAATAACCAGGAAAAATTTATGCTACCGAAAGCTCAAATCCAAtcattaccaagaaaaaaaaaaaacaaacataagaaaggaagaaaaggaactcAAAGGCACAAATTAACAAgtcagatgcagaaaaataaagttgagaagTTAAGACTTTCAAAAGatctataaatttgaaataacTCCATAAATAcatctaagaaaaaagaaaccaataatacaactctgataaaagaataaaaaccttaAGGAAATACTAAAATTCATCTCAATACATTTGAAAAGCAGGCTTTTGTTTAATTTAGAGGAATATGtaactcaagaaaaagaaaactgaaccaTTTTCAGTCATTAGACACaacaaatagccaccatttgcttccacgtaggtggaactggagggtattatgctgagtgacataagtcaataaagaaggaaaattatcatatggtttcactcatatggggaatatacaaaatagtgaaaggattatagggcaaaggagagaaaatgagtgggaaaaatcagagaaggtgacagaacatgagagactcctaactctgggaaacgaacaagcggtagtggaaggggaggtgggcgggggatgaggtgactgggtgatgggcactgaggggacaggatgagcactgggtgttatactatatgttggcaaatcaaactccaataaaaacataaacaaaaaaaagagcagcaacaaaaacactgcagaagaaaaatggcaaagaaCGTGAATAGATTGTTCACAGAACGGGAAATAAACAGCCAAGAtagatgaaaaacaaacaaacaaagaattaCCTCAAGATGCAGGGAAAGGTACACTGCTGGTACTCTTACACTGCTGggaggaatgcaagctggtataacCAGTCTGGAGTATGGAGTTGAGTTAGGGCAGATGGAGCTAGGCAGGGAAAAATAacggaaaggcccagagtcaggctcccataTTTCCAAGGATACCAAGAAGCCCCAGAGTGACGCTCCTATAAATCCCAAGGATACTAGAGATAAggcaacaaaaacagagaaaaggaagtaaaTCTGGCGCCCTGGCTCCAAAATGTTATCTTTCTTTGACAGCTACAAAGTAATCACAAAGACTCCAGACTAAAAGACAGCCTTATGTCATTCACTCAAGACAGCACAAGAAATCTCAAGGCCATAAACTCCCTGGTTAGGCTCTCAATAAAAGGCCAGCCAAAAAAGCCCTCAATGGCAACTCTGTCCGGAACCCCCTCACTCCTGATAGCATTTTCTGTATCCTTGCATAACAAACTTCTATCGACTTTACTCATTCTCCTTTGtccacgagattcattcttcCACTCCCTGAGACAGGAGCCAAGCTCTCTTGCAccagaagttcctcaaaaagttaaaaatagagctacccacAACCCAGGacttacactactaggtatttacccaaaagatacaaagataatGATCCaagggggcacctgcaccccaatgtttatggcaccAATGTCTGCAtggtcaaactatggaaagagcccagatgtccattggcaaaatgaatggataaagaagatgtactACATATGTACAaaggactattactcagccatcgaaaaaaaaatgaaatcttatgttGCCAGCGAGGTGGAtggcactggagggtattatgctgagcaaaataggtcaatcagagaaagacaattatcgtatgatttcactcatatgtgaaatataagaaacaaaacagaggatcaaaCGTTGCACAGTAGCAGTATCGTAGTCAATGAGGTTGATCCTTCAAGGAAATGGTTGCAAGAGTCCCCaccctttgttttttgtggggtttttttgttgttttttttttttgttttgttttgttttgttttttttgccagttatatatttatagaaagataATCCCCTGGCtttaaatagatatatacatacaaatatgaacaaacttaaaaaaatacaaaccctTGGATCATAAGGGGGCTTCTGGGAGCCCCTTTATCCTTCCCCCTCACCCAAGGGCAGAGGACatgagtctgctttttttttttttttttttttttttttatgagtctgctttttaaaaattattagttttgGCCATCCCTGCAGCAACAAGCATGAAGTTGGGTGATTACCCACAAGGTGAATGTCAGAGGAAAAATTCAGAGTTCCCACTCTGAACTCTGTATAATCTCCTATAATTAGGGCTACATGCTTCTTGTTCTGTCTTTTAACTAGTATGTTGGCATAAAGGAGGGGGCTCCCTCCTGAAATGGGCCAAAAAATAAGATAGACTTGTAgtttaaaaagagggggaaaagtgTCATCTGCTCTAGAAGCAAAAGACAAAGGCATACAGACCCCAGGGAAATACCCAGTTCCCACACAACCATGGGAGATACTGTCCAGCCCGGGTCCAGGCTCTCACCCCCTATTTCTTTGGTATTGTCAGAAGACAAGATTCAGTTCCTAGGTGCTGGTGGAAGAGGGAAAGTGGTTCCGGGGCTTCCTACAAGTACTGAGTGAACAATTTGAgcttaaaattttcccttttttaaatatttaaaaataaacaatcaaaacTCCATCCTGTGCTATACACAGCCCTTTTGACTCCCTGACATTGatctgaggaaagaagagaaggggtgTCAACATTGGAAGGGCCTCCTCACTTTCTTCCGCAGCTTCGGTTTGGCTTCTCCCTTGGGTACTGTGCTGTTGGGCTTAGAGGCTGCAGTGGCCCCAGGGCCAGGCTGAGGAGCTGCAAAGAAGTTCCCATTGGGCATCTGGCCTGGGGGTACTTGAAAGATCCGGCTCAAGAAATCCTGAAAGTCAGCAGGAGGGGCATCTGGGGTTGTTCTCTGCCGCCCACTGGTGCCTGGAATCCGAGAACCAAATGAGATGTGATAGGGGACTCTGTGGGTATCTGGGGAGATTCCCACACGCTGGCATCCAGCCCATTCTGTGATATCATACACCTTTCCATCCATCAGTGCAAAATAGGTGATCTTGAGGCCCAACATGCTTGACTCTGCCCAAAAGTCTCCTTCCTCAGCAGGATGCAGTTTATTACACtcagcacagtatctggcactCTTAGGTTCCCGGTCCATTTCAAACCTCCTATGCTTTCCCTGGCATCGGCTGCACATCATAGTATTCATTGCTTCTTTGAGGTCATCCTGCAGCTTGGACAGAAACTCATTcactatataaataatagtgaaagggaaaataagggaagggagaagaaatgtgtgggaaatatcagaaagggagacagaacgtaaagactgctaactctgggaaacgaactaggggtggtagaaggggaggagggcggggggtgggagtgaatgggtgacgggcactgggtattattctgtatgttagtaaattgaacaccaataaaaaaaaaaaaaaaacagaaaaaaaaaaaaaaaaaaaaagaaactcattcaCTGACCGGCTCAGCTCATTCTCTGCCATTCGTTTCATTTCATATTCCTTCTGCCTTTCAGGGTTGCTGACAATGTCCCAAGCTGCCCGTAAAACCTTGAAGGCCTCTTCAGCCCGGGGATGATGATTTTTGTCAGGATGAACCATCACTGCCAGCTGCCTATAGGCCTTCTTCAGTTCAACATCTGATGCTGTGGCTTCAACCCCCAACACATGGAAAGGGTTTAGCTCATCCTCAGGAACCCCAGCCATGGTCAAGAGTCGAGCCACTTCCTCTTCAGGCTGGCAGTAGCGACCACCAGCTACAGGTGCATTCCCCTGCCTGTTAGTCCTTGGCTTGACCCAAGGCAACTCCAGCCAACCCCACTGAAACATTTTTACCAACTGCTGCCATGGCCTGCTATCTCTTAACAGAATCAGGCAACGCTGCAAGGTGGGGAAATCCAACCAAGAAAAGAGCCAAGTAGCTTTACCCCTCCAGCCTAACCGGTCACCCAGTCCCACCAGAAACCGCCAGCCCAACTGTAGACAGCCCAACAAGAGGGCCAGAGCCAGGAGCAGCAAAGCACCCTGTAGCCTAAGAAAACAGGTGAACAGCCCTGCTCCATAGCAACATCCTTGGCTCAGAAATTGGAACATCACCTGGGCCCAGCTCCCCAGCCACCCTGCCCAGACTCCCAACCAGACTCGAAAAAGGTCCAGATCACTGCCTTTCAGCTGCCTGCATGCATAGATGAGATGGCCACAAGTTTCCACGTACTCTCCCACCAATACCAGCAGTTCAATCAGCCACCAGAAGCCTGCCTGTCCAAGCTGACATAGTTCCTCTGCTCCCCATAATCCGAGGCCTCTGCGCTTATCTGCCTGACTTCGTTTCCGGCCCAGCCGATGTCGGCCAGGGGACCTGGGATCTCTGCGTCCACCGTCCCGAGTATCCTCCTTGGCCAGAATGCGGTGCCGCTGTCTCCGGGGTGGAGGTTTCTTCCCACTGGGCACACGTGAAAAATCACTGGGGAACTTGAGAGGTTCCTCATCATCATATTCCTCTTCCAACTCTTCATCTTCCCCCAAAACTGGAGAGGTACAATGATGGCAAAAGTTGCTAGGAGAGCTATCTCCTCCCTCAGAGTAAGGCCCTTCAGGGATTCCAGGGGTTCCCTGGCAGTTGCAAGCAGAcggaatggaaagaaaagaagggttcCCATCCTCCTGGTACCCGGCCTCATTCTCTCTTGAGAGTTCCTGGTCCACTCCTGACTCTTCTTCTGAAGATGCCTCACTCTGATCGGGGTCCTCTCCATCCCTAGGGGGTCCAGGACCCCTTGGGGGGCCATGGCTTGGATCCGACCAGTGGGCTGGGTTTGGGGGCTGTGTGTACTTGGGACTAGAGTGCTCTGTGAGGCAGCGGGTACCACTGGGAGCAGGCCCCGCTGAGTCCCTGAGTCCTGAGAATGAAAGTATTTCAGGGTCCACAGAGGATCCTCAAGTCCTGAAGGAGGCAACACCACTGTGGTGGGCTCCACACAACCCTCTTTCTCCGGGGTGCTTCTGGGCCATGACCCCGGGGCTTCCTGAGGATTTTAGGTCACAGCCATCATGATGAGTTCTGATGCCTGAAGAGCGGTGGTAACTCCTCCCCCTCGAGCAGCTGGGCCAAGGGCCAGGGGGAGCTATGAGAGCAGCTCCCCAGGCTCCCGAGTCCCCACCCTTTGGAGGGATGAGGATGAAAAGTTGCCCAGAGGAACCTGGCTCCAGTTGATCTTTCTAAGCCAAAGTGGGAAGTAAGATGCCCACTGGGCTGCCTTCATCTGTTCGGCAGATCTCTCCAATAAAGCATGATCAttcactacatatatatatatataaaagaaaacctcctccaggttcccggggcgggggggtgggggctggagaagGTGCACTCCACTCATTTACAACGCCTTTTCCTGTCCCTTCCAGGCTGAGCCAAAGTGCTCTAGGGCTCCAGCAGCTATTCCACTGCTCACCTATTCATGTCAAGTCCCAAACTGCCTCTTACCTTACTTACACtcatattttacagatgcagTGCCAGCCAAGGATCAAAGCTTTCCAAATACCAAAAATCACACTAAAATGGCCTTTATTACAAGGAGTCCTGCTAGCTTCCTAGAAGTGAGATTTTCATTAGCTGAGGCGCTGTCACATTAAGCAGTCAGGATTTCAGGTCTGATGTAACCTTACTCAAGGAATGACATTTACAGGgcccaagagaaacaaagggcTACAGGCAGGAAGGCACAGGTATTCTGCCCTCCCGCTGTCCTCTCCTAGACTTTAAATAATTGCCTTAATTCAGAAAATTGAAATATCACCCTGGAGATAACTCCTGTACCTCAGACTACATTTACCTTTCTAGTTATAGCAAGCTGTGGTTACTGAGTCCAGAGCTCAGCTTCAGGCTAGGACTTCAGGGATTACAGGGCAGCAGCCCAGCTTCCCCTGGGGGCCCACACCACCCCATGGCTGCTGAAGTACAGGCAGCCTTTGATTGGTTCTGGTCGATTCTTCCTTCTTTAAGTGACACTCTGAGAAGAGCATTCAGAAGCACAGAGAGCATAAAGGAAGACCTAGCACACTACTGCCCCTGAGATCAGGAGAGAAGGTATTCATGAAATGTGTGTCTGTTGTTCAGAATATGAACTATTTGGAAATGTTGTCCCTGTCCTTCCATAGAGTGGCCTCCATTGCAGAATGACACCCCTCTCTTTAGGTATTCTGGAAAATAATCCTGATGCTCTGATAGATCCAGTGCTTCCAGAGCTTCCCCTATTCTAACTTCCTTCACTCACTGACAGCCAAGGGAACAGGCTATGTGCTCTGTAAAGAGATGCTTGTGACAGGACTTCTCTTATTGGGATTACCTACCAAGTGTCTGGTCCTGATGGTGAAGACGGAACGCGTGGAGTTGCCTCCTCCAAGAAAAGCCAGGAGAATGGtaatattttctctgtgtttctggtGGTCCTCCTATTTTTCTGCCTGGGATGCTCTCTGAATGTTTCAATTCTGCTGGTGTTTTGTTCTCCTCCATCTCCACCTCAGGATCTCTTCCATTGGTCCTAAAGCCTCAGGCTCCTGCTCCACACATTCCTTGTCCCTAAGCTAGAGGTGGGAACACCCCACTCCTTGGCAGACCATCTCCCTGGGTGAGACTCTGTATCTCCCTCTGTCCAAATGGTGCTTTTGTCCCAGCTGCCTTGgacactttctctccctccctgcttcacCTGAAGACAGTGACACTTTAAAGTCTAGGCATCAATCTTCTCATGCTTCAGGATCCCAAAGCATTGAAAAAGACTGACGCCTGCAATGAAAGAGGACAGTCAGAAATACGGATCACACTATCAGAGCCACCTGTTTTCCTGCTTGCCCAGTACACAGTAGAAGCACAGTAGACTTCCTTTCCTTGATATTCAAGTCACCTGAGAACTAGTCACCATGAGACACTGTGAATAGtgtgagagaggagaggagaggacagctCTGAGAATACTGCAGTGGATCAGTTTGTCTCAGGTCCCACCTGCTCCCAGTGCTGATATGCTTCTCCTCCACACAGATTTCACCTCATGCACCTAGGACCTAGGGTCTCTTTGCCACAGACCAGCTCATAGGATCCTAGAGCCACCGTGTCTAGCCTGACCTTCAGCACACAGCTTTCAAACATTTCTTCATTCCAAAGACAGCTTTAAACAGCCAGTGCGCAGGTAAGTTTTCCACACACCAAACACTCCCTCTTAATGGAAACTGGCTGTCAAATAGCTTCCTCTTTGGGCAAGATTGGGTGATCATAGCTCCAGCAGAGTTGTTCTCAACTTTGGGCTTCATCCTTAAGTCTGAAAAATGAATCTGTGATTTGCTATATTAGCAGCTCCATTGGAGAAGATGCTGATCTTAGTTAACCTCCTGAAAGCCACAAAATCATATACATACCCGATATCCTGCCATATAGCTTTGTAAGAGAAATTGAGCAAATATCCAGGTGTCCGATGAATGTGAAGTGTCCCAGGTGGCAAAATAATGATGCAGGTGTTCATCAAAGACACTGCTGAAATCCCCTCCTTTAACAGCTCCCAACCCTCCATCACCAGTCTCCCTACTTTCCCTCAATCCTCTCCTGCTCACAATCCATGGTCTGCATCTGGCATCGGTCTGGTAAAGCTCAGGATTAAATGAAGCCAATATCTTCCCTTCAGAAGGGTGACtgcaagtgttttattttcatgcttaATTGATCCAGGATGTAAATGCTAAGAATTGTCCCTGGTCACTAAAGAAATCTCAGGCATCGATTTGAAGTATTGTTCAAAAATGGTGATGGGGAGGAAGATTCCATTCTGTGAGCAACCTGAAAATCACATGAGAGAAGTAACTGGTGTCTTTGTTTATACATAATATGACCTATGTCAGGACAGAAAAGGATTTTGCACAACTACTACAGTGTTCTTCAGATGACAGCTTGAACCCCCTATGGGCACTGTAGCCCGGTGCCCCTTGTGAGTGtcaatggaagaaaggaagtgatTTTCAAGgtagacatatccataaatattttgaaatacatgaGTCTTTGAAGAGAATGGCTTCCATTTATCATATCATTTTGTGTGGATTGCATAGATTCACCCAGAGTTTGCTCTCAGCAGTATCTGCAATTTTATCCATGCAGGATCCTCAAATGTAACTTCTCCAGCCAGTTATGCTTCACCATCACTGGAACAAAGCTAATGTCCTGCAGGCACGTAACAGTGAACATCTCACTATCTGTCCTGGCACACAGGTAACCTAGACTCAGGGCTAAGATGGACTGAGGTGGGACTAGTGGATTTGTTAATTGGATCAGCAGTTAGGCTTTCCTTAATGTAAGTTAGCACCTGGTCATACATTGCTGGCAAAGCCCAAAGGGTCAGAAGCAGGGTTCTCTGGGTCAGTGTGGTTAAATAGTTCTATGAAGACAGAAGCCTACTGTGGGATCAGACTGTGGACTGACAGACAAAAAAGAATGCTGATGACTTAGCTTTAAACATCCAAGTGAGGAGGGAATCTTCTCATAGGACAGTGACTCCCTATATAGTCCAAGAAGTTAGGGGTCAAAATGAATCTTAGTATCCTCATTTACCTAAATGGCTCACCATCTACTCCTCCTGGTTACACAGCTGAAATCTGGATAAAGGGATCCAAAaaactttgtttaaaagaaaattataatccCTTTGCCTCTGACCCTAGAGGGGGCCATAGAGGAATAACATGTCCACAATAAGAACACAAGCACATTCTTGCAATGGTGGCCACAGCACCCATGGATTCTATCAGTATGAGAGCAGGAGAGACAGGATGGAAGCAGCATGAGCTGGTGAGGTCTGTGCAGATGATAACAACCTTGAAATTCAGCAGCTGTGGCTTCCAATCTTCATGAGTGGAGGGCCTGGCAACAGGGCAGACAGCCATGTCCACAGTGCTGCCTCCAGGTGCCAGTGCCATGAGGGCTCATGGAGGAAGTGATgagactgtgctgagtgtggtCAAGAGGTCTCTGAGATACACAGGAGATGCCTCAATTGGACAGAAATTGGAGAGGTCATCAGAAGCTAATGGGTGGGACAGAGCCCGAGATATGCCAGTTTGTGACTGTGCTTGTCCAGTTGTGgctctgttctcatggagctcACAATGGGGAGGGGAAAACCCAGATAGATGTCCCccataagccagacacagaatcAGACCATCACATAAAGCACCTGAGAGCAGGTGGCCCCGTGATTTGAACAGAGAGCTGGGAGTTcaaggagggagaagtggggtcAGGCTATAAGGAATTGAGCAGGGCTATAGGTGACATTGGAAGGCCCATGAGAGTCTGCATCTCTGGAATTAAGAGGAGAACATATAGAGGAGAAGGTGAgcaaagacacagaaacagaccTTTCTGGTCAAAAACAGCCAAAATGGCCAAAAGTTTAAGGGCAGATGAGGAAGAATTTTAAGGTCCAGGTAAGAAAAGTGTTCCTCATGATGTGGACTAAGCCTAGACATTGgattgtaattagaaaaaaataatggcatttatttccttcttctactTATTGTAACATGACATTGCAAATATCCCTTAATATGAGACTTCTCACAGGTATAAAAATTCCCTCTCCAATCTTATAGAACTACTTTGAAACAATTGAGATAGTCATTAAGAAAGTGTATTTAATAAagtcttattttacttaaatgcTTGTTATGAAGTAGAGAACAGTGACACATTATGACTTCCATGGTCCCAGGTACTTTTGCCTTCATAGACCCCTTtccataaaaaatattataatttatattattgcagcagttttaaaaatggatacaATACAGATTGTATTATATTCACTTTTTCTTctgatcttaaaagaaatttattatttttttaaagattttatttatttatgcatgatagtcacagagagagagagagagagaggcagagacacaggcagagggagaagcaggctccatgcaccgggagcctgacatgggattcgatcccgggtctccaggatcgcgccctgggccaaaggcaggcgccaaaccgctgagccacccagggatcccgaaatttattatttttaatcaggcATGTAAGATAGGCGCCTACTTTGCCTAATGGATGTCAGCTCTGGTAAGGAGACATTGGATGATTTTTGAACACAAAATTATCATTCAGAAATTGAAAAGAGAAGGTTTTGAAGATCCCTGCAGATACATGCagaatttttaggtttttaaacgCTAGGAAGAATGCAATAGAATCTTAATGCACGGATGGGAGGTGAACCAGCGAGACTCATTTTTCCAGGTAAATGCctatggaagaagaagaagattctCTGAACTATGCAAACACTGTGAACCAGATCAGTAATAACCAAACAAGATAAAAATTCTTCCTGATAGACAGTGAGGGCAGCCTTGAGATGTCCGCACAGAGTATAGGGAAGCAGGGAAGCATGTATGGTAAGAGGAGTGATGACGTGAAGGAGAGGGATCTCATCACTATTTCTCTATTACTCCAGGGAAACCCCCTCCACAAATGGCCTGGAGGAACCACAGCACCATCACGGAGTTCATTCTCCTTGGGCTGTCCGACGACCCCTACATCGAAGCTCTGCTCTTTGTGTTCTTCCTGGGGATCTACCTCCTGACTATGATGGGGAACCTGATGATGCTGCTGGTGATCAGGGCTGATTCTCGCCTCCACactcccatgtacttcttcctgagTAACCTGTCCTTCCTAgacctctgcttctcttctgtcaCTGTGCCCAAGCTCCTGAAGGACCTTCTGTCTGAGAAGAGAACCATCTCAGTGGAGGGCTGCCTCACCCAGGTGTTCTTTGTGTTTATCACTGCAGGGACCGAAGCCTTTCTGCTCTcagtgatggcctatgaccgctatgctGCCAT encodes:
- the LOC102156933 gene encoding LOW QUALITY PROTEIN: dnaJ homolog subfamily C member 14-like isoform X1 (The sequence of the model RefSeq protein was modified relative to this genomic sequence to represent the inferred CDS: substituted 1 base at 1 genomic stop codon), giving the protein MAQKHPGERGLCGAHHSGVASFRTXGSSVDPEILSFSGLRDSAGPAPSGTRCLTEHSSPKYTQPPNPAHWSDPSHGPPRGPGPPRDGEDPDQSEASSEEESGVDQELSRENEAGYQEDGNPSFLSIPSACNCQGTPGIPEGPYSEGGDSSPSNFCHHCTSPVLGEDEELEEEYDDEEPLKFPSDFSRVPSGKKPPPRRQRHRILAKEDTRDGGRRDPRSPGRHRLGRKRSQADKRRGLGLWGAEELCQLGQAGFWWLIELLVLVGEYVETCGHLIYACRQLKGSDLDLFRVWLGVWAGWLGSWAQVMFQFLSQGCCYGAGLFTCFLRLQGALLLLALALLLGCLQLGWRFLVGLGDRLGWRGKATWLFSWLDFPTLQRCLILLRDSRPWQQLVKMFQWGWLELPWVKPRTNRQGNAPVAGGRYCQPEEEVARLLTMAGVPEDELNPFHVLGVEATASDVELKKAYRQLAVMVHPDKNHHPRAEEAFKVLRAAWDIVSNPERQKEYEMKRMAENELSRSVNEFLSKLQDDLKEAMNTMMCSRCQGKHRRFEMDREPKSARYCAECNKLHPAEEGDFWAESSMLGLKITYFALMDGKVYDITEWAGCQRVGISPDTHRVPYHISFGSRIPGTSGRQRTTPDAPPADFQDFLSRIFQVPPGQMPNGNFFAAPQPGPGATAASKPNSTVPKGEAKPKLRKKVRRPFQC